DNA sequence from the Candidatus Poribacteria bacterium genome:
CCTATTGGCTTTATTGAAAGCGGAAATTTCCACATAAACGAAATGGATTGTTGTCTTTTCCCGCTCAACCTGCGGGAAACACCCAAGCAAAAACACCCACATTGACTGTCTGCTTGTTACAAATTTTCATTATTAAGGTATGCCTCAAAATTTTCTATCGTTTTCTTACCGATGCCTTTGATCCCTTTCAGTTTGCCTTCATCAATTGCTGTTCGGAGCGATAAGAGACTGTCAACGCCCACCTCCTGATATAGGAGTTTAATCGTTTTAGCACCGAGTCCTGGGATAGGCATAAGTTCAACAATTGTCTGCGGGACTTCACTTGCGTACTCCTGCAATTTCGAGCATGTTCCGATTTCGACGTATTCAGTGATGATTGTAGCGACTATATCTCCAACGCCTGCAATCTCCTCTTTCAACCGTCCTTGAGCGACCAGTTCAGCCACAGATTCCTCCATGCGAGAAATTGTATACGCTAAACGAGGGTAGCGTGTTGCATGGTCTTCCGGGTAGTCAGCGACAATCAAAATAGTATGAAGTTCCATCAGTTTCTGTGCGATTTCATCGTTGGTCAGTCCCACGGTATCACCTCGTTTTGCTGTTTCAATTAAAAAAGAATTTTTGGGCAGCCACAAGGACTGCCCCTACAAGATTAGAAAGGCGCGATTTGAAGATCGCTCTTACTGTTTGATATGCGCCCAAGTTGTTGTTAGTCTGTCAACGGGTGAAACGGCGAGGGCTTTCTCAAGTCCTACTTCCATGATGGTCCCCAAATCGTCTTCGCTAAGGGGTGCATTGAAGATAGCGACTTCGTCAAGGACTCCCTTGAAATCCCATCCTGCGCCACCCTTCCAGCGGGTTAGCCAGATGGAACCACCATCGTGTTGCTGACTGAAACTTGGTTTGCCCACCTTCAAATCTGCGACGACTTCGCCATCGACATAGAGGACAAGCGTTTTACCGTCGTGGGTTAAGGCGACAAAGCTCCACTCGTCCATTTCCCATGTTCCGCCGCGGATTTGGCTGTTATCTATCGCACCATTGAATAGGAAACTTCCGTAGAAGTCGGTTTGCCCAATAAGAATATTTGGATTGTGCCAATCCCTCTCTATCAATCGGACATGGGGACCGGAAGGGTTCCCAAGCGGTTTCACCCAGAGCAGATATGTAAATCCGTCAAGGAAATCATCTGTCGTCTCGCTCGCTGGAATAACCACATGACTGCTCCCGTCAAATTCGATACCCATGCCTTCTTTTCCTTCGACCCGTTTAGCATCAACGATTTCACCATCATTACCGTTCGGAGAGGAATCTTTAACCGTATCCCCTTTCCCCTGATCAAAGTGCCACATTCCCATAAGGGACTCTGGATCAATTTCCGATGTGCTTTCCTGAACCCATACCGACAAAATAAAGAGCACCGTTATAGGGATCAAAGCCCTGATAATCTTCATCGTTTTGAACCTCCGTTTTCAAACCATGCATTCAGTTCAGATTTGCCATCTTTTCCGTTGTCAAGATTATACCCTAAATCTATCTACAAAGCAATACTCTCTTTCAAGGTAGTCTGTAATAACCTCAATTTCAAAACGATGGGAAACGGACTGTGAAGTGATTGAATTGAGTCCGACGGTACATAAGTCTCATAGATGAGACAGCTGCGCAGCACGGAATGCCAACTTTGCCA
Encoded proteins:
- a CDS encoding helix-hairpin-helix domain-containing protein, which codes for MGLTNDEIAQKLMELHTILIVADYPEDHATRYPRLAYTISRMEESVAELVAQGRLKEEIAGVGDIVATIITEYVEIGTCSKLQEYASEVPQTIVELMPIPGLGAKTIKLLYQEVGVDSLLSLRTAIDEGKLKGIKGIGKKTIENFEAYLNNENL
- a CDS encoding LamG domain-containing protein gives rise to the protein MKIIRALIPITVLFILSVWVQESTSEIDPESLMGMWHFDQGKGDTVKDSSPNGNDGEIVDAKRVEGKEGMGIEFDGSSHVVIPASETTDDFLDGFTYLLWVKPLGNPSGPHVRLIERDWHNPNILIGQTDFYGSFLFNGAIDNSQIRGGTWEMDEWSFVALTHDGKTLVLYVDGEVVADLKVGKPSFSQQHDGGSIWLTRWKGGAGWDFKGVLDEVAIFNAPLSEDDLGTIMEVGLEKALAVSPVDRLTTTWAHIKQ